Proteins from a genomic interval of Quercus robur chromosome 9, dhQueRobu3.1, whole genome shotgun sequence:
- the LOC126701184 gene encoding uncharacterized protein LOC126701184, whose amino-acid sequence MDKSWMEKRRGTREYFEGVNQFVEFAAPSARNGNILCPCVKCVNLLIQPLNVVREHCWASGMLKNYKVWKFHGESAAATPATECGSSHVQETQNPYGDFHGMLHDLCPPHEIPPEPMEEGPTAQCPGEGPNDDAKKFYNMVDDVDKPLYEGCTKFSIFSAIVVLFQLKTLCGWTNKSFTLLLQVLMDMLPSDAKLPKDHYEAKKIVRDLGLGYEKIHACPNDCMLFWKQNVNLEACPCCKASRWKTNEASVASKHASSSKGKKKAAKILRWFPLKPRLQRLFLSPDLASSMKWHVNGRIDDGVMRHPADSDAWKIFDSKHLHFSSDPRNVRLGLAADGFNPFGIMSTSHSTWPVMLVPYNLPPWLCMKRSSLILSLVIPGPTSPGIAIDVYLEPLVEELRELWDVGVQAYDASSKEVFQLRAALMWTINDFPAYADLSGWSTKGELACPSCAVQTESRYLRNGRKFCYMGHRRWLDVDHDFRKDGMSFDGSIDTRLAPEPPVTSDIIVETEHLLGRCLGRKCQLAYKKRKRREADQSGWKKMSIFFTLPYWEDHKLRHNLDVMHIEKNVMDNILSTLLNLKDKTKDNYKARLDLADMGIRSELHLQRKSHDQYTIPAACFHMTSSEIDGFLQVLKDVTVPDGYASNISRRVNMKERKISGLKSHDNHILMQQLFPIALRGSLPSHVSRPLIKLACFFREICSKTLTVSDIVTSEAEIAVTLCELEKIFPPSFFTVMVHLVMHLAAEAKIGGPVHYRWMYPIERYLSRLKSYVRNRAAPEGSIAEGYIVEECLTFCSRYMEGVETIFNRPTRMIEESTGVVSIMTLNNKEWTQAHRYVLFNSENINRFREMHKRLIEDELRKGHNRNVSDAIIYKHHMEKFCTWFGGHVMSLTGADKEREGVSDTLVALSKWPYIYVKRFKHYVINGLKFRSVNDEANRKTQNSGVSVATDGGNTYYGILSDIIELNYSDNIKHVLFKCKWVHDQHRRGYRTDEFGFPMVNFTHFIHGGDKMIDEPYDWYAVVKTKARDVFDAGVGPQREEDDIYSFSENVPYNISSNEVVSDNLRWARDDLEGMTIDASIIAERDLHGVNNEDEFIDDESDNEDDNKDEYTEDE is encoded by the exons ATGGACAAAAGTTGGATGGAGAAGCGGAGGGGTACAAGGGAATATTTTGAAGGTGTAAACCAATTCGTGGAATTTGCTGCTCCATCTGCGCGCAATGGGAACATCTTATGTCCTTGTGTGAAATGTGTGAATTTGCTTATACAACCGCTAAATGTGGTACGTGAGCACTGTTGGGCTTCGGGGATgcttaaaaattacaaagtttgGAAATTTCATGGTGAATCGGCGGCTGCTACGCCAGCTACCGAATGTGGGAGCTCTCATGTGCAAGAAACCCAAAATCCATATGGTGATTTCCATGGGATGTTGCACGATTTGTGCCCCCCGCATGAAATCCCACCCGAACCAATGGAAGAAGGTCCAACTGCGCAATGTCCGGGTGAAGGTCCGAATGATGACGCCAAGAAGTTTTACAATATGGTAGATGATGTAGACAAACCTTTATATGAAGGTTGtacaaaatttagcattttctcAGCCATTGTCGTGTTGTTCCAGTTGAAGACTCTGTGTGGTTGGACAAATAAGTCATTTACTCTGTTGCTTCAAGTCCTGATGGATATGCTTCCTTCAGACGCTAAGTTGCCAAAGGACCATTATGAGGCTAAGAAGATAGTTcgagatttgggtttgggttatgagAAGATCCATGCTTGTCCCAATGATTGTATGCTGTTTTGGAAGCAAAATGTTAACCTTGAGGCGTGTCCTTGTTGTAAAGCTTCAAGGTGGAAAACAAATGAGGCATCTGTTGCTAGTAAGCATGCTTCATCCAGTAAGGGGAAGAAGAAAGCTGCGAAGATCCTACGGTGGTTCCCCTTAAAGCCAAGATTGCAGCGACTATTTCTGTCACCCGATCTGGCTAGTTCTATGAAATGGCATGTTAATGGTCGTATTGATGATGGGGTAATGCGGCATCCTGCTGACTCAGATGCATGGAAAATCTTTGACAGTAAGCATTTACACTTCTCATCTGACCCTCGTAATGTCAGACTTGGATTAGCTGCGGATGGGTTCAACCCCTTCGGAATTATGAGTACTAGTCACAGTACGTGGCCTGTCATGTTGGTCCCGTACAATCTCCCACCTTGGCTGTGCATGAAACGGTCATCTTTGATTCTATCATTAGTTATTCCTGGTCCTACCTCGCCAGGGATTGCTATAGATGTGTACTTGGAACCGTTAGTAGAAGAACTAAGGGAGTTATGGGATGTTGGAGTACAAGCATACGATGCATCATCAAAAGAAGTATTCCAATTGCGTGCAGCATTGATGTGGACCATAAATGATTTTCCTGCATACGCAGATTTGTCGGGTTGGAGTACCAAAGGTGAGTTGGCGTGTCCTTCTTGTGCCGTTCAGACCGAGTCTCGATATTTGAGAAATGGTCGCAAATTCTGTTACATGGGACATCGGCGATGGTTGGATGTTGACCACGATTTCCGCAAAGATGGTATGTCATTTGATGGATCTATTGATACTCGATTGGCTCCTGAACCACCAGTCACATCTGACATTATTGTGGAAACTGAACATTTACTTGGACGTTGTCTGGGTAGGAAATGTCAGCTTGCTtacaaaaaaaggaagagaagggaGGCAGACCAGAGTGGTTGGAAGAAAATGAGTATATTTTTTACCTTGCCTTATTGGGAGGATCACAAGTTGCGACACAATCTTGATGTGATGCATATAGAGAAGAATGTGATGGACAATATACTAAGCACACTGTTGAACTTGAAGGATAAAACGAAGGATAATTACAAGGCACGCCTTGACTTGGCGGACATGGGGATAAGGAGTGAACTCCACCTACAACGAAAAAGTCATGACCAGTATACCATACCGGCTGCATGTTTTCATATGACTTCATCGGAGATAGATGGTttcttgcaagttttgaaggatgTAACAGTGCCCGATGGGTATGCTTCCAATATCTCACGGCGTGTGAATATGAAAGAACGCAAGATTTCTGGTTTGAAGAGTCATGATAATCACATATTGATGCAGCAACTTTTTCCCATAGCATTACGTGGGTCTTTGCCATCTCATGTTAGTAGGCCTTTGATAAAGTTAGCTTGCTTCTTTAGAGAAATTTGTTCCAAAACCCTTACGGTTTCAGATATTGTGACTAGTGAGGCAGAGATTGCAGTGACATTGTGTGAattggaaaaaatatttcctccaTCCTTCTTTACAGTGATGGTACATTTGGTCATGCACTTAGCTGCTGAAGCTAAGATTGGTGGTCCAGTGCACTACCGTTGGATGTATCCCATTGAGAG GTACCTCTCACGTCTTAAGTCTTACGTACGAAATAGAGCTGCTCCGGAAGGGTCTATTGCTGAAGGATACATAGTAGAGGAGTGCTTAACATTCTGTTCACGGTATATGGAAGGAGTGGAAACTATATTCAATCGACCCACCAGGATGATTGAGGAGTCAACGGGGGTGGTTTCGATCATGACATTAAACAATAAAGAGTGGACCCAAGCCCATCGCTACGTTTTATTCAATTCTGAAAACATCAACCGCTTTCGTGA GATGCACAAAAGATTGATAGAGGATGAACTTCGAAAAGGCCACAATCGTAACGTTTCCGATGCCATTATATATAAGCACCACATGGAGAAGTTTTGTACTTGGTTTGGGGGTCAC GTGATGTCCCTCACTGGTGCTGATAAGGAAAGGGAGGGAGTTAGTGATACCCTTGTTGCATTGTCCAAATGGCCGTATATTTATGTAAAGCGGTTCAAGCATTATGTAATAAATGGcttaaaatttaggagtgtAAATGATGAGGCAAATAGGAAAACGCAGAATAGTGGAGTTAGTGTGGCTACTGATGGGGGCAATACTTACTatggtattttaagtgatataATTGAGTTGAATTATTCTGACAATATCAAACATGTGTTATTCAAGTGTAAATGGGTTCATGACCAACATAGGAGAGGATATAGGACTGATGAATTTGGGTTTCCTATGGTAAACTTTACACACTTCATACATGGTGGGGATAAAATGATAGATGAACCATAC GATTGGTATGCTGTTGTCAAAACTAAAGCTAGGGACGTGTTTGATGCTGGTGTTGGTCCCCAACGTGAGGAGGATGACATATATAGTTTTTCTGAAAATGTTCCCTACAATATAAGTAGTAATGAGGTTGTGAGTGACAACCTTCGTTGGGCTCGGGATGATCTAGAGGGAATGACAATTGATGCCTCCATCATTGCTGAAAGAGATCTTCATGGAGTAAACAATGAAGATGAGTTTATTGACGATGAGTCTGACAATGAAGACGACAACAAGGATGAGTACACCGAGGATGAGTAG
- the LOC126699012 gene encoding uncharacterized protein LOC126699012: protein MGKKRRLPVVEVGEGPSSSRQRGEELQAAHTSDAGSQPTGKERDHPLTIVQVGQGSSRSRDIMQEELRAAYDAEHARWEEGDDYDDDETQPPSAGDLVQETAPSNDGRAEDSVRESPISNNINKKRGITLMQRIWALPPNKKLVCGLNGSKQPVGESGQTFKRWLGTLCICRNYCPLMPATWTHVDRKCKENAWVEIEKKWIIDPEIISPANQMNWAMHLLGELRRNQRSKLKKKCYPKDALKEDVYQSKPSWADEQDYRALVDYWFDTKTKVALFSCSIFLLYTEYSVLTDLFVLICWRECVKDLVETNKRSRSFQTDIARTGPISFAQTADNMAKENGQAVERADVFIKAYCTKDGTPISNVVRDKIDKMKDILNNGGKLVGDHRDGILWAKDDAFAQVMGKERSGRVRGVGFGPTPSGRSGSNLPCVPGPSSTETVQRMTALENSMRDQLADAEQRHQQQLAEALAEAKRESDARHEQQLAEALAEAKRESDARHEQQMAEAMRESETRHQQQLDETKREMADTKQRMDEIVAFFQKNMPSLSGYSGYSATS from the exons ATGGGTAAGAAACGCCGATTGCCAGTTGTAGAAGTCGGCGAAGGACCCTCGAGTTCACGACAGAGAGGGGAGGAGCTGCAAGCCGCCCATACTAGTGATGCTGGGTCACAACCCACAG GAAAGGAGAGGGACCATCCATTGACAATTGTGCAAGTTGGCCAAGGTTCATCACGCTCACGAGACATCATGCAGGAGGAGTTAAGGGCCGCCTATGATGCTGAGCACGCAAGATGGGAGGAAGGAgatgattatgatgatgatgagacaCAGCCGCCTTCTGCAG GCGATTTGGTCCAAGAAACCGCACCATCCAATGATGGGCGTGCAGAAGATTCAGTTCGGGAATCCCCAATatctaataatataaataaaaaacgtgGAATAACGCTAATGCAGCGTATATGGGCTCTTCCACCGAACAAGAAACTTGTATGTGGGTTAAATGGGAGCAAGCAACCGGTTGGGGAAAGCGGGCAAACATTCAAAAGGTGGTTGGGCACCTTATGCATCTGCCGCAACTATTGCCCACTTATGCCTGCTACTTGGACGCATGTCGACCGTAAATGCAAAGAAAACGCTTGGGTAGAGATAGAG AAAAAATGGATCATTGACCCAGAGATTATTAGCCCAGCTAATCAAATGAACTGGGCAATGCACTTGTTAGGAGAGTTGAGAAGAAACCAAAGaagtaagttaaaaaaaaaatgctacccAAAAGATGCGTTAAAAGAAGATGTTTATCAAAGTAAACCATCTTGGGCTGACGAGCAGGACTACCGCGCACTAGTTGACTATTGGTTTGATACTAAAACGAAGGTTGCGCTATTTTCTTGCTCTATTTTCTTGCTCTATACCGAGTACAGTGTTTTAActgatttgtttgttttaatttgttggcGGGAATGTGTAAAGGACTTAGTGGAAACGAACAAGAGAAGTCGTTCGTTTCAGACGGATATAGCGAGGACAGGGCCTATAAGTTTTGCACAAACTGCTGACAATATG GCAAAAGAAAACGGCCAAGCAGTGGAGCGTGCAGATGTTTTCATAAAAGCATACTGCACGAAAGATGGGACTCCTATTAGTAATGTAGTGCGAGACAAGATT GATAAAATGAAAGACATTTTAAACAACGGGGGCAAGCTAGTAGGAGACCATCGCGATGGAATTCTCTGGGCAAAAGATGATGCGTTCGCTCAAGTGATGGGCAAAGAACGTTCTGGACGTGTCCGTGGGGTCGGGTTTGGACCAACCCCATCAGGAAGAAGTGGGTCCAACCTTCCATGTGTGCCTGGGCCGTCGTCCACTGAAACGGTCCAACGAATGACTGCATTGGAAAATTCGATGAGGGACCAACTTGCTGACGCAGAGCAAAGGCATCAGCAGCAACTAGCCGAAGCACTGGCCGAAGCAAAGCGGGAGTCAGATGCACGGCATGAGCAGCAACTAGCCGAAGCACTGGCCGAAGCAAAGCGGGAGTCAGATGCACGGCATGAGCAGCAAATGGCCGAAGCAATGCGCGAATCAGAAACACGGCATCAGCAGCAGCTGGACGAAACAAAGCGGGAAATGGCCGATACAAAGCAGAGAATGGATGAAATAGTAGCCTTCTTCCAAAAGAACATGCCCAGTTTAAGTGGATATTCAG gATATAGCGCAACATCATAG
- the LOC126701185 gene encoding uncharacterized protein LOC126701185 — MKIISWNCWGLGNLCAVTALFHIVKVQAPKVLFLMETKRSVTEMKQITDDLPYQGVFVVPSVGRSGGLVMIWKEEVNLHIQTYTQNHIDAIIYNNSSPAWRITGFYGQPDANREARSNPKPAALMEAFRSALLHCNLIDLGYTGNKYTWNSGRHHGEFVQQRLDRACATLEWRELFPHSRVTHLQAPYSDHIPILLTTHNTNISTRRKKFPHRFEEKWASHLDCEPVIQAAWNQVHPRGSLMFRLFEKIKHCRMDLIGWSQSAFGDTEAKLEEKQKELEDLTKQNTGDKMESINMVKSEINRLLYQEELTWRQQSRAIWLQASDKNTKFFHQTASQRRRRNQIIGVFNDEDSWCTDDNEIANVVENYFHNLFTTAHLDHTIMENVLDSVDRRITNDMNGILLRPYTAGEIKKALFQMHPSKSLGPDVLANRLKIILLNVIFDAQSAFVPDRLITDNTTVAFEVLHRMRNRRRGKRGHMAVKLDISKAYDRVE; from the exons ATGAAAATCATTAGTTGGAACTGctgggggcttgggaacctctGTGCAGTTACAGCCCTCTTTCATATTGTAAAGGTTCAAGCACCCAAGGTTTTGTTTCTTATGGAGACGAAACGATCAGTGACAGAGATGAAGCAAATAACAGATGATTTACCATACCAAGGGGTCTTTGTGGTACCTAGTGTGGGAAGAAGTGGCGGATTGGTAATGATTTGGAAGGAGGAAGTCAACTTGCACATTCAGACATACACCCAGAATCATATTGATGCAATCATCTATAACAACTCGAGTCCAGCATGGAGAATTACAGGCTTTTATGGCCAACCAGATGCAAATC GAGAAGCAAGGTCGAATCCCAAACCAGCAGCTCTAATGGAGGCTTTTCGAAGTGCACTTCTTCATTGTAATCTTATTGATCTTGGGTACACTGGGAACAAGTACACATGGAATAGTGGAAGACATCATGGAGAGTTTGTCCAACAAAGACTAGACCGAGCTTGTGCCACATTGGAATGGAGAGAGCTTTTTCCCCACAGTCGAGTAACTCACCTACAAGCACCATATTCAGATCATATCCCAATCTTGCTCACCACTCACAACACAAACATCTCTACCCGAAGAAAAAAATTCCCTCACCGGTTTGAGGAAAAATGGGCTTCACACCTGGATTGTGAACCAGTCATCCAAGCAGCTTGGAACCAAGTGCATCCTAGGGGGAGTCTGATGTTCAGGTTGTTCGAAAAAATCAAACATTGCAGGATGGATTTGATTGGATGGTCCCAATCTGCTTTTGGAGATACTGAAGCAAAATTGGAGGAGAAACAAAAGGAATTGGAGGacctaacaaaacaaaataccGGTGACAAGATGGAGAGCATCAACATGGTGAAGAGTGAAATAAATAGATTGTTGTATCAAGAGGAATTAACATGGAGGCAACAGTCAAGGGCAATTTGGCTACAAGCGAGTGACAAGAATACAAAATTCTTCCATCAAACAGCAAGCCAAAGGAGACGAAGAAATCAGATCATTGGGGTTTTTAATGATGAAGATAGCTGGTGTACAGATGACAATGAGATTGCAAATGTGGTTGAAAATTACTTCCATAATCTATTCACTACAGCACATCTAGATCACACAATTATGGAAAATGTCCTTGATTCAGTTGACAGGCGAATAACAAATGACATGAACGGTATACTCCTACGACCTTACACTGCTGGTGAGATTAAGAAAGCCCTCTTTCAGATGCACCCATCAAAGTCTCTTGGGCCGGATG TCCTCGCTAATCGGTTAAAGATTATATTGCTCAATGTTATATTTGATGCCCAGAGTGCTTTTGTGCCAGATAGATTGATCACAGATAATACTACTGTAGCATTTGAAGTGTTGCACAGGATGCGTAATAGACGAAGGGGAAAAAGAGGACACATGGCAGTAAAATTGGACATCAGCAAGGCCTATGACAGGGTGGAATGA